From a region of the Corythoichthys intestinalis isolate RoL2023-P3 chromosome 7, ASM3026506v1, whole genome shotgun sequence genome:
- the scp2b gene encoding sterol carrier protein 2b — translation MPERKTPRIVGALSSASDGLEGFKAHAVFREIDKKLQQEGEAFVKKIGGVFAFKVKDGPGGKEATWVVDVKNGSGRVHNDTAEKADCTIAMSDSDLLAMMTGKINPQTAFFQGKLKITGNMGLAMKLQKLQLQPAKSKL, via the exons ATGCCCGAAAGGAAGACGCCGAG GATTGTGGGCGCCCTGAGCAGCGCCAGTGACGGACTGGAGGGCTTTAAGGCTCACGCCGTCTTCCGGGAAATCGACAAGAAACTGCAGCag GAAGGCGAAGCGTTTGTGAAGAAGATCGGCGGCGTGTTTGCCTTCAAAGTAAAGGACGGTCCGGGCGGTAAGGAGGCCACGTGGGTGGTGGACGTCAAGAACGGCAGCGGCCGCGTGCACAACGACACAG CCGAGAAAGCCGACTGCACCATCGCCATGTCCGACTCGGACCTGTTGGCCATGATGACCGGAAAGATCAACCCGCAGACG GCCTTCTTCCAGGGAAAGCTGAAGATCACCGGCAACATGGGCCTGGCCATGAAGCTCCAGAAGCTTCAGCTGCAGCCCGCCAAGTCTAAACTGTAG
- the podn gene encoding podocan isoform X1, translating to MAFPRSSGGLSLLVGLLLLLGQRSRGEEPTAEPDPGRCPEDCACAAEGAVDCAGVSLTRFPAGLPATTRQLALQNNKIEEIRVEQLSNLPLLETLNLQNNWLTTDGLEDEGLEMLEELAYLYLANNQLSSAPKALPPSLVSADFAANRLTRIFPYTFGYKPNLKSVYLHNNKLTDDGIPDNMFNASDNLEILTLSSNFLRTVPENLPPSLYRLHLKSNELERIPAGAFHGLRNLRELYLQNNFLSDEGADNETFSQMTSLECLDLSNNNLSAVPRGLPRNLVLLHLERNSIRGIPADALHSVRNLEYLLLHNNQLRSRFIHPAAFQGLKKLHTLHMHNNQLERVPRGLPRRAKTLVLLRNAISEIGRNDLAPLYTLTELNLSYNRLSDGKLHRDAFRKLRLLETLHLSGNALRSLPVGLPRGLKVLEAKNNGMEAVPDGALSGMHRLRTLVLSDNRLRLNSVYQGAWMELVALTTLDLSGNQLSHVPTDLPESLEYLDLQRNRIASIPPSAFEGIPNIQKINLRFNRLSASALDESSLARLGGKIDVGGDDEGSDRR from the exons ATGGCCTTTCCCAGAAGTTCCGGCGGTCTCTCGCTCCTGGTCGGGCTGCTGCTGCTCCTGGGCCAGAGGTCGCGAGGGGAAGAGCCCACGGCCGAGCCCGACCCCGGCCGATGCCCGGAGGACTGCGCCTGCGCGGCCGAGGGCGCCGTGGACTGCGCCGGCGTCAGCCTGACCCGATTCCCGGCGGGTCTGCCGGCCACCACTCGGCAGCTGGCGCTGCAG AACAACAAAATCGAGGAGATACGGGTAGAGCAACTGTCCAACCTGCCTCTGCTGGAGACGCTCAACCTGCAGAACAACTGGCTCACCACTGACG GCCTGGAAGATGAAGGTTTGGAGATGCTGGAAGAACTGGCTTATTTGTACCTGGCCAACAACCAG TTGTCCTCGGCCCCCAAAGCCTTGCCGCCTTCCCTGGTCAGCGCCGACTTTGCCGCCAATCGGCTGACCCGGATCTTCCCGTACACGTTCGGCTACAAACCCAACCTCAA GTCCGTCTACCTCCACAACAACAAGCTGACGGACGACGGGATTCCCGACAACATGTTCAACGCTTCCGACAACCTGGAGATCCTCACCCTGTCCAGCAACTTCCTGCGGACCGTTCCCGAGAACCTGCCCCCCAGCTTGTACCGGCTTCACCTGAAG AGCAACGAGCTGGAGAGAATCCCGGCCGGAGCTTTCCACGGCTTGCGGAACCTTCGGGAGCTTTACCTGCAGAACAACTTCCTGAGCGACGAGGGCGCGGACAACGAAACTTTCAG CCAAATGACCAGCCTGGAGTGCTTGGACTTGTCCAACAACAATCTGAGTGCGGTGCCCAGAGGTCTGCCTCGCAACCTGGTGCTACTTCACCTGGAGAGGAACTCTATTCGAGGCATCCCCGCCGACGCGCTCCATTCCGTGCGCAACCTGGAGTACCTTTTGCTGCACAACAATCAACTGCGCTCGCGTTTCATCCACCCGGCCGCCTTCCAG GGCCTGAAGAAGCTGCACACGCTTCATATGCACAACAACCAGTTGGAGCGCGTTCCCCGGGGTCTCCCGAGACGGGCCAAGACGCTGGTGCTGCTGCGCAACGCCATCTCGGAAATCGGGCGAAACGACCTGGCGCCGCTCTACACGCTGACCGAGCTCAACCTGAGCTACAACCGGCTGAGCGACGGCAAGCTGCACCGCGACGCCTTCCGCAAGCTGCGGCTGCTGGAGACGCTGCACCTATCGGGCAACGCGCTGCGCTCGCTGCCCGTCGGCCTCCCGCGCGGCCTCAAGGTGCTGGAGGCCAAGAACAACGGTATGGAGGCGGTGCCGGACGGCGCGCTCAGCGGCATGCACCGCCTGCGCACGCTGGTCCTCAGCGACAACCGCCTCAGGCTCAACTCCGTCTACCAGGGGGCCTGGATGGAGCTCGTCGCGCTCACG ACGTTGGACCTTTCCGGCAACCAGCTGTCGCACGTCCCGACCGACCTACCCGAGTCGCTGGAGTACCTGGATCTGCAACGGAACCGCATCGCTAGCATTCCCCCCTCTGCCTTTGAAGGCATCCCCAACATCCAAAAAATCAACCTGAG GTTCAACCGCCTGTCGGCCTCGGCGCTGGACGAGAGTTCGCTGGCTCGCCTCGGCGGGAAGATTGACGTCGGCGGCGACGACGAGGGCTCCGATCGGCGTTAG
- the podn gene encoding podocan isoform X2, with product MQREVGLVLPGQYRLQPQSVPSECLEDEGLEMLEELAYLYLANNQLSSAPKALPPSLVSADFAANRLTRIFPYTFGYKPNLKSVYLHNNKLTDDGIPDNMFNASDNLEILTLSSNFLRTVPENLPPSLYRLHLKSNELERIPAGAFHGLRNLRELYLQNNFLSDEGADNETFSQMTSLECLDLSNNNLSAVPRGLPRNLVLLHLERNSIRGIPADALHSVRNLEYLLLHNNQLRSRFIHPAAFQGLKKLHTLHMHNNQLERVPRGLPRRAKTLVLLRNAISEIGRNDLAPLYTLTELNLSYNRLSDGKLHRDAFRKLRLLETLHLSGNALRSLPVGLPRGLKVLEAKNNGMEAVPDGALSGMHRLRTLVLSDNRLRLNSVYQGAWMELVALTTLDLSGNQLSHVPTDLPESLEYLDLQRNRIASIPPSAFEGIPNIQKINLRFNRLSASALDESSLARLGGKIDVGGDDEGSDRR from the exons ATGCAGCGGGAAGTCGGCCTTGTCCTACCCGGACAGTACCGGTTGCAACCTCAAAGTGTTCCGagcgaat GCCTGGAAGATGAAGGTTTGGAGATGCTGGAAGAACTGGCTTATTTGTACCTGGCCAACAACCAG TTGTCCTCGGCCCCCAAAGCCTTGCCGCCTTCCCTGGTCAGCGCCGACTTTGCCGCCAATCGGCTGACCCGGATCTTCCCGTACACGTTCGGCTACAAACCCAACCTCAA GTCCGTCTACCTCCACAACAACAAGCTGACGGACGACGGGATTCCCGACAACATGTTCAACGCTTCCGACAACCTGGAGATCCTCACCCTGTCCAGCAACTTCCTGCGGACCGTTCCCGAGAACCTGCCCCCCAGCTTGTACCGGCTTCACCTGAAG AGCAACGAGCTGGAGAGAATCCCGGCCGGAGCTTTCCACGGCTTGCGGAACCTTCGGGAGCTTTACCTGCAGAACAACTTCCTGAGCGACGAGGGCGCGGACAACGAAACTTTCAG CCAAATGACCAGCCTGGAGTGCTTGGACTTGTCCAACAACAATCTGAGTGCGGTGCCCAGAGGTCTGCCTCGCAACCTGGTGCTACTTCACCTGGAGAGGAACTCTATTCGAGGCATCCCCGCCGACGCGCTCCATTCCGTGCGCAACCTGGAGTACCTTTTGCTGCACAACAATCAACTGCGCTCGCGTTTCATCCACCCGGCCGCCTTCCAG GGCCTGAAGAAGCTGCACACGCTTCATATGCACAACAACCAGTTGGAGCGCGTTCCCCGGGGTCTCCCGAGACGGGCCAAGACGCTGGTGCTGCTGCGCAACGCCATCTCGGAAATCGGGCGAAACGACCTGGCGCCGCTCTACACGCTGACCGAGCTCAACCTGAGCTACAACCGGCTGAGCGACGGCAAGCTGCACCGCGACGCCTTCCGCAAGCTGCGGCTGCTGGAGACGCTGCACCTATCGGGCAACGCGCTGCGCTCGCTGCCCGTCGGCCTCCCGCGCGGCCTCAAGGTGCTGGAGGCCAAGAACAACGGTATGGAGGCGGTGCCGGACGGCGCGCTCAGCGGCATGCACCGCCTGCGCACGCTGGTCCTCAGCGACAACCGCCTCAGGCTCAACTCCGTCTACCAGGGGGCCTGGATGGAGCTCGTCGCGCTCACG ACGTTGGACCTTTCCGGCAACCAGCTGTCGCACGTCCCGACCGACCTACCCGAGTCGCTGGAGTACCTGGATCTGCAACGGAACCGCATCGCTAGCATTCCCCCCTCTGCCTTTGAAGGCATCCCCAACATCCAAAAAATCAACCTGAG GTTCAACCGCCTGTCGGCCTCGGCGCTGGACGAGAGTTCGCTGGCTCGCCTCGGCGGGAAGATTGACGTCGGCGGCGACGACGAGGGCTCCGATCGGCGTTAG